The Anastrepha ludens isolate Willacy chromosome 2, idAnaLude1.1, whole genome shotgun sequence genome contains a region encoding:
- the LOC128856659 gene encoding chymotrypsin-2, with protein sequence MGPRITPILFSLCLLGTGYTNPNRFKGTVIDLDAYFESHDFDSQERVVGGAAVPDGEYIPYQVSMQYRTRSGKDRHFCGGSLIAPNRILTAAHCVNGQDAKRISVVAGIRDLNDSAGVRSQVLSYEIHEDYEELVTSDIAILKIEPAFELDGTKVDKIDVSGTDKVDGGQTVTLSGWGAMWHVGQGPLAIYPTLLQRMSYKTITNDQCKKVMTHLTDTEICALERFGKGACNGDSGGPLVMENGDSLKQVGVVSYGTALCASNSPDVYTRVSMFDDWIKARLA encoded by the exons ATGGGACCGAGAATTACGCCAATATTGTTTTCACTCTGCTTGCTTGGAACAGGCTACACCAATCCAAATCGATTCAAGGGCACCGTTATAGACC TGGATGCCTACTTCGAGTCGCACGACTTTGACTCCCAGGAGCGTGTAGTTGGCGGTGCCGCCGTGCCTGACGGCGAATATATACCCTACCAGGTTTCCATGCAGTATCGCACGCGTAGCGGCAAGGACCGGCACTTCTGTGGTGGCTCCTTAATTGCACCCAATCGTATACTTACAGCAGCTCATTGCGTCAATGGCCAGGATGCGAAGCGCATCTCAGTAGTGGCGGGTATACGCGATCTTAACGACAGTGCCGGTGTTCGATCACAAGTGTTGTCCTATGAAATTCACGAGGACTATGAAGAGTTAGTGACCAGTGATATTGCCATCTTGAAGATCGAACCGGCTTTCGAGTTGGACGGTACCAAGGTGGATAAAATCGATGTAAGTGGCACTGATAAAGTGGATGGAGGTCAGACCGTCACTCTTTCGGGTTGGGGCGCTATGTGGCATGTAGGCCAAGGGCCGCTGGCAATCTATCCGACTTTGCTACAACGTATGTCCTACAAAACAATCACAAATGACCAGTGTAAAAAGGTGATGACGCACTTAACCGATACGGAGATTTGTGCACTGGAGCGTTTCGGTAAAGGGGCGTGCAAT gGCGACTCAGGTGGGCCACTAGTGATGGAGAATGGTGACAGCTTAAAGCAGGTTGGCGTGGTTTCTTATGGAACGGCGCTTTGTGCATCCAACAGCCCAGATGTTTACACCCGCGTATCCATGTTTGATGACTGGATCAAGGCACGCTTGGCCTGA
- the LOC128856669 gene encoding chymotrypsin-2-like: MPNIKSILILAHLIYAVSASDTDSTRIVGGNDVPPGEFVPYQVSLQYFTRKNKYQHFCGGSIIAPSHILTAAHCCKDFDVTRMSVLAGVRDLNDSEGVRVQVASYEIHENYEELVTSDIAILTLEEPLSLDGTRMAAINVQGTEQVGGGVPVTLTGWGLRLPVPFPFLPPELDNVNYPTTLQTMNYHTITNQECKNSGMEDLTETEICARGALLKGACSGDSGGPLVMKTDNGLRQVGIVSYGLFVCGVFSVIPDVYTRVSVFDDWMRARMQ; the protein is encoded by the exons ATGCCAAAtattaaatcaattttaattttagcgcACTTGATTTACG CTGTTTCAGCGAGCGACACTGACTCAACGCGCATTGTTGGTGGCAACGATGTGCCTCCAGGCGAGTTTGTTCCCTACCAAGTCTCGCTGCAATATTTTACCAGAAAAAATAAGTACCAGCATTTCTGTGGCGGCTCCATAATAGCGCCGAGCCATATTTTGACTGCGGCCCATTGTTGCAAAGACTTCGATGTGACACGGATGTCAGTGTTGGCCGGTGTGCGCGATCTCAATGACTCAGAAGGTGTGCGGGTGCAGGTTGCTTCCTATGAGATACATGAAAATTACGAGGAGCTTGTGACCAGTGATATAGCTATTCTGACACTTGAAGAACCCTTGAGTTTAGATGGAACGCGTATGGCAGCCATTAACGTGCAGGGCACCGAGCAAGTAGGTGGTGGAGTGCCAGTCACTTTGACTGGTTGGGGCTTGCGCTTGCCAGTACCTTTTCCGTTTTTGCCACCAGAGTTGGATAATGTCAACTATCCAACTACGCTGCAAACCATGAACTATCACACCATTACGAACCAGGAGTGCAAAAATAGTGGAATGGAAGACCTCACAGAGACGGAGATATGCGCGCGTGGCGCCCTACTCAAGGGCGCCTGCTCA ggCGACTCTGGCGGTCCGCTGGTGATGAAAACGGATAACGGATTGCGTCAAGTTGGCATTGTCTCTTACGGACTCTTCGTTTGTGGCGTCTTCAGCGTCATTCCGGACGTGTACACTCGAGTGTCTGTGTTCGATGACTGGATGCGAGCGCGTATGCAGTAA
- the LOC128864353 gene encoding pinin: MNFLIQRGKVRNQMINVPPGLPELLSDITREVLRCQPTTECLCQFIIDYLHSVIVTREKARVAKSIIDRALSVVDEIIADMCICDISKAKAQEMAIHMEECFRRFLSRMRCEQRTDIEVVRFEEQDMLNAMIERCKFTDEELKISQPMIEAAYRRFADAYMKAHEDFEGTEELYQYFKQRELKRQEEDNKRIAATRIQASFRGYIVRRALGRSLPPVKKTEEEFGLDFTEIENRAAVTIQKAFRRHLSMMSSKDLDLDKIDEVCEPGSQIIVSAPGIAEEHPTEMVEQTAEEVPLEATQSSQEAEVALEAPIEPEPKLEHEAEHITEPEPEPQPEHEPALEPEPQTETKPEQSEPPPDVSGEVIEEHPGEEAASPNEAGAPKEG; the protein is encoded by the exons ATGAATTTTCTCATACAGCGCGGAAAAGTTCGCAATCAAATGATAAATGTGCCGCCAGGCCTACCGGAATTGCTGTCGGACATTACACGCGAAGTCTTACGCTGTCAGCCAACCACCGAGTGCCTCTGCCAATTCATCATCGACTATCTACATTCGGTGATCGTGACACGTGAGAAAGCCAGAG TGGCTAAAAGCATCATTGATCGCGCTTTATCGGTGGTGGACGAAATCATCGCGGATATGTGCATCTGTGATATCAGCAAGGCTAAGGCCCAGGAGATGGCAATACATATGGAGGAATGCTTCCGGCGCTTCCTTAGTCGAATGCGTTGTGAGCAACGCACAGATATCGAAGTTGTGCGCTTCGAGGAGCAGGATATGCTAAATGCCATGATTGAGCGCTGCAAATTCACCGATGAAGAATTGAAAATTTCCCAACCCATGATCGAGGCTGCGTATCGTCGCTTTGCCGATGCCTATATGAAAGCGCACGAG GACTTTGAAGGCACCGAAGAGCTCTATCAATATTTCAAACAGCGCGAGCTTAAACGCCAAGAAGAGGACAATAAAAGAATTGCAGCGACTAGAATCCAG GCTAGCTTCCGTGGCTATATTGTGCGCAGAGCCTTGGGTAGATCTCTGCCGCCTGTCAAAAAGACTGAGGAAGAG TTCGGTTTGGACTTCACAGAAATAGAAAATCGAGCCGCAGTTACGATTCAGAAAGCTTTTCGCCGCCACTTGTCAATGATGTCTTCAAAAGATCTCGACTTGGACAAG ATTGATGAGGTTTGCGAGCCTGGTTCTCAAATCATAGTT TCTGCCCCAGGTATAGCCGAGGAGCATCCAACAGAAATGGTTGAACAGACAGCG GAAGAAGTGCCTCTTGAAGCAACTCAATCATCTCAAGAAGCCGAAGTGGCGTTGGAAGCGCCGATAGAACCTGAACCAAAACTCGAACATGAAGCTGAACACATTACGGAGCCGGAGCCGGAGCCTCAACCTGAACATGAGCCTGCCTTGGAACCGGAGCCTCAAACTGAAACTAAACCTGAACAATCTGAACCGCCACCTGACGTTAGCGGCGAAGTAATTGAAGAACATCCAGGTGAAGAAGCTGCGAGCCCCAATGAAGCCGGAGCTCCGAAAGAAGGCTGA
- the LOC128864364 gene encoding conserved oligomeric Golgi complex subunit 1 isoform X1, with protein MDAANLLNLDVNTLFEQHSVPEIDIVHKKIQSVVENKREELRLMVGERYRDLLQAADTIVAMKDSSAKLIEQVESITKNCRKLNEQQLLGFKTSAPEDLMRNRNANKQLSNYFNTMVQIKLLTALPELIWTHIDEKRFYTASELFIFSRHISTGLQLDANNSLMQHLPVAKKQWEILKPFNVTIKHHVLAALEREDLSIDVAVDCLLSLLLLEKNTLNGVFNYFLNLRCTAFLSCLSESKQSGNEERRRVKDRILASLRILNSTVDLMAKCFLENGLLLQKLAELRDLNASPTITLMHQTDAQFSYLLPEIISNFRPKIEAQTLDETQVRATLEQWLVDTRRIASTQLKQLFDFVSTMSTIKELKTEANAGKKHLNFDQIVTKLQLSQTLDFFELKYIPLINQRIHDIIHDSWAKAMQTTFEALERALPDVSLSTLDIWSENVSDLPPSLEVALSEDLKVKKLLMKTKGYDAATIALCAEFDRQLEGIVSEMNVLLEEQATRAEDKLALIVFLRETAEAQLTHFLSRVKSLHLLPTQRGELIFVARCCVALVELCPNLKVCFCQRSGWRQWVGNVAANSVEHWNRVCLLLEEETFKFWQQIVVGVLEENNCENVFPSVITNDNVLEEFANWETVKLEQKDEQDATIHSTFRIPNQPRISLQSYLFALVRALNSIVPQTLPTKVLHYYNQQLLAQILQHYEKITHDKSAISQNIALQLYFDLKFLQSLFGITRDDRALNEQFSSLQNTCKDFIDPFDFELFTEHISANIKKAVSRFNCQFGVLAPWLPAHMAPVGSALLGHDKDPNVLSLSSSGSTSLWFPLLPIVTPVPAAGAEQKNTIAPDNEKPTPTRKVTATTTTTAANTGGKGKSDSKTKSGAASFFGAMSQDWFR; from the exons ATGGATGCGGCCAATTTATTGAATCTGGACGTGAACACGCTGTTCGAGCAGCACAGTGTGCCGGAGATTGACATCGTTCACAAGAAAATCCAGTCGGTTGTCGAAAACAAGCGGGAGGAGCTGCGCTTGATGGTTGG CGAACGTTATCGCGATTTGCTGCAGGCAGCCGATACTATTGTGGCGATGAAAGACTCCAGTGCGAAACTTATTGAACAGGTGGAATCCATTACTAAGAATTGTCGCAAACTTAACGAGCAGCAACTGTTGGGCTTCAAGACAAGTGCGCCCGAAGACTTGATGCGAAATCGCAATGCAAATAAGCAGCTGAGTAATTACTTCAATACTATGGTGCAGATTAAGCTGTTGACTGCGTTGCCCGAATTAATATGGACGCACATTGATGAGAAACGTTTCTACACGGCCAGTGAACTGTTCATTTTTAGCAGACATATAAGCACGGGCTTACAGCTGGATGCGAACAACTCATTGATGCAACATCTGCCCGTAGCCAAAAAGCAGTGGGAAATATTAAAACCTTTCAATGTGACAATAAAACATCACGTTTTGGCCGCTTTGGAACGCGAAGATCTGAGCATCGATGTGGCCGTCGATTGTTTACTCAGCTTGTTGCTGCTAGAAAAGAATACTTTGAACggagtttttaattattttctaaatttgcgcTGCACGGCGTTCCTCAGTTGCTTGAGCGAATCCAAGCAAAGTGGGAATGAAGAGCGAAGACGTGTGAAAGACCGGATATTAGCAAGCTTGCGTATACTAAACAGCACCGTTGATCTGATGGCCAAATGCTTCTTAg AAAATGGCTTGCTGCTGCAAAAGTTGGCTGAGCTCAGAGACCTAAATGCATCGCCTACAATAACGTTAATGCACCAAACTGATGCGCAGTTTTCCTATTTGCTGCCGGAAATAATTTCGAATTTTCGCCCGAAGATCGAAGCACAAACATTGGACGAGACACAGGTGCGTGCTACGCTTGAACAATGGCTGGTGGATACCAGACGCATTGCCAGCACGCAACTCAAGCAACTTTTTGATTTCGTCTCGACAATGAGTACCATCAAAGAACTAAAAACAGAAGCAAATGCCGGCAAAAAACATCTGAATTTCGATCAAATTGTTACGAAACTGCAGCTCTCGCAAACACTCGACTTCTTCGAGCTAAAATACATACCTCTCATTAACCAGCGCATCCATGACATTATCCACGATAGTTGGGCGAAAGCAATGCAAACTACCTTCGAAGCATTGGAACGCGCACTACCAGATGTTAGTTTGAGCACTTTGGACATTTGGTCTGAAAATGTAAGTGATTTGCCGCCTAGTTTGGAGGTCGCCTTATCCGAGGATCTCAAAGTTAAGAAATTGTTGATGAAAACAAAGGGTTACGATGCAGCCACCATCGCGCTTTGTGCCGAATTTGACCGGCAATTGGAAGGCATTGTTTCTGAGATGAATGTGCTGCTGGAGGAGCAGGCGACACGTGCAGAAGATAAGCTTGCGTTGATAGTGTTTTTGCGTGAGACCGCCGAGGCGCAGTTGACACACTTTCTTAGTCGTGTAAAGAGCCTGCACCTCCTGCCGACTCAGCGTGGTGAACTCATATTCGTGGCACGTTGCTGTGTGGCACTGGTTGAGTTGTGCCCCAACTTGAAGGTTTGTTTCTGCCAGCGCAGCGGTTGGCGCCAGTGGGTAGGGAATGTGGCCGCAAATAGTGTAGAGCACTGGAATCGAGTATGCCTGTTGCTTGAGGAAGAAACGTTCAAATTTTGGCAACAAATTGTAGTGGGAGTACTGGAAGAAAACAACTGCGAAAATGTGTTTCCTAGTGTTATTACAAACGACAACGTTTTGGAAGAATTTGCG aATTGGGAAACTGTTAAGCTTGAACAAAAAGACGAGCAAGATGCCACCATACACTCCACTTTTCGCATTCCCAACCAACCGCGCATATCACTGCAGTCGTATCTTTTTGCATTGGTGCGCGCGCTAAACTCAATCGTGCCACAAACTCTGCCCACAAAAGTGCTGCACTACTACAACCAGCAACTGTTGGCACAAATCCTACAGCACTACGAAAAAATCACGCACGACAAGTCGGCGATCAGCCAAAATATCGCTCTGCAACTGTATTTCGATTTAAAATTTCTGCAAAGCTTATTTGGCATTACGCGTGACGACCGTGCATTGAACGAGCAATTCAGCAGTTTACAAAACACTTGCAAGGACTTCATTGATCCCTTCGATTTCGAGCTATTCACCGAGCATATCTCGGCAAACATCAAAAAGGCTGTGTCGCGATTCAATTGCCAGTTTGGTGTGTTGGCACCTTGGCTGCCGGCGCACATGGCTCCTGTTGGCTCTGCGTTGCTAGGACACGACAAGGATCCGAATGTGTTGAGTTTAAGTTCGAGCGGATCAACGTCGCTGTGGTTCCCATTGTTGCCAATTGTAACGCCAGTTCCCGCTGCTGGTGCAGAGCAGAAAAACACTATTGCTCCCGATAATGAAAAG CCTACGCCAACACGTAAAGTTActgcaaccacaacaacaacagcggcgAACACAGGAGGTAAAGGCAAAAGTGATTCCAAAACGAAGTCCGGTGCTGCTTCTTTCTTTGGCGCTATGTCACAGGATTGGTTTCGATAG
- the LOC128864364 gene encoding conserved oligomeric Golgi complex subunit 1 isoform X2 translates to MDAANLLNLDVNTLFEQHSVPEIDIVHKKIQSVVENKREELRLMVGERYRDLLQAADTIVAMKDSSAKLIEQVESITKNCRKLNEQQLLGFKTSAPEDLMRNRNANKQLSNYFNTMVQIKLLTALPELIWTHIDEKRFYTASELFIFSRHISTGLQLDANNSLMQHLPVAKKQWEILKPFNVTIKHHVLAALEREDLSIDVAVDCLLSLLLLEKNTLNGVFNYFLNLRCTAFLSCLSESKQSGNEERRRVKDRILASLRILNSTVDLMAKCFLENGLLLQKLAELRDLNASPTITLMHQTDAQFSYLLPEIISNFRPKIEAQTLDETQVRATLEQWLVDTRRIASTQLKQLFDFVSTMSTIKELKTEANAGKKHLNFDQIVTKLQLSQTLDFFELKYIPLINQRIHDIIHDSWAKAMQTTFEALERALPDVSLSTLDIWSENVSDLPPSLEVALSEDLKVKKLLMKTKGYDAATIALCAEFDRQLEGIVSEMNVLLEEQATRAEDKLALIVFLRETAEAQLTHFLSRVKSLHLLPTQRGELIFVARCCVALVELCPNLKVCFCQRSGWRQWVGNVAANSVEHWNRVCLLLEEETFKFWQQIVVGVLEENNCENVFPSVITNDNVLEEFANWETVKLEQKDEQDATIHSTFRIPNQPRISLQSYLFALVRALNSIVPQTLPTKVLHYYNQQLLAQILQHYEKITHDKSAISQNIALQLYFDLKFLQSLFGITRDDRALNEQFSSLQNTCKDFIDPFDFELFTEHISANIKKAVSRFNCQFGVLAPWLPAHMAPVGSALLGHDKDPNVLSLSSSGSTSLWFPLLPIVTPVPAAGAEQKNTIAPDNEKNVFFDL, encoded by the exons ATGGATGCGGCCAATTTATTGAATCTGGACGTGAACACGCTGTTCGAGCAGCACAGTGTGCCGGAGATTGACATCGTTCACAAGAAAATCCAGTCGGTTGTCGAAAACAAGCGGGAGGAGCTGCGCTTGATGGTTGG CGAACGTTATCGCGATTTGCTGCAGGCAGCCGATACTATTGTGGCGATGAAAGACTCCAGTGCGAAACTTATTGAACAGGTGGAATCCATTACTAAGAATTGTCGCAAACTTAACGAGCAGCAACTGTTGGGCTTCAAGACAAGTGCGCCCGAAGACTTGATGCGAAATCGCAATGCAAATAAGCAGCTGAGTAATTACTTCAATACTATGGTGCAGATTAAGCTGTTGACTGCGTTGCCCGAATTAATATGGACGCACATTGATGAGAAACGTTTCTACACGGCCAGTGAACTGTTCATTTTTAGCAGACATATAAGCACGGGCTTACAGCTGGATGCGAACAACTCATTGATGCAACATCTGCCCGTAGCCAAAAAGCAGTGGGAAATATTAAAACCTTTCAATGTGACAATAAAACATCACGTTTTGGCCGCTTTGGAACGCGAAGATCTGAGCATCGATGTGGCCGTCGATTGTTTACTCAGCTTGTTGCTGCTAGAAAAGAATACTTTGAACggagtttttaattattttctaaatttgcgcTGCACGGCGTTCCTCAGTTGCTTGAGCGAATCCAAGCAAAGTGGGAATGAAGAGCGAAGACGTGTGAAAGACCGGATATTAGCAAGCTTGCGTATACTAAACAGCACCGTTGATCTGATGGCCAAATGCTTCTTAg AAAATGGCTTGCTGCTGCAAAAGTTGGCTGAGCTCAGAGACCTAAATGCATCGCCTACAATAACGTTAATGCACCAAACTGATGCGCAGTTTTCCTATTTGCTGCCGGAAATAATTTCGAATTTTCGCCCGAAGATCGAAGCACAAACATTGGACGAGACACAGGTGCGTGCTACGCTTGAACAATGGCTGGTGGATACCAGACGCATTGCCAGCACGCAACTCAAGCAACTTTTTGATTTCGTCTCGACAATGAGTACCATCAAAGAACTAAAAACAGAAGCAAATGCCGGCAAAAAACATCTGAATTTCGATCAAATTGTTACGAAACTGCAGCTCTCGCAAACACTCGACTTCTTCGAGCTAAAATACATACCTCTCATTAACCAGCGCATCCATGACATTATCCACGATAGTTGGGCGAAAGCAATGCAAACTACCTTCGAAGCATTGGAACGCGCACTACCAGATGTTAGTTTGAGCACTTTGGACATTTGGTCTGAAAATGTAAGTGATTTGCCGCCTAGTTTGGAGGTCGCCTTATCCGAGGATCTCAAAGTTAAGAAATTGTTGATGAAAACAAAGGGTTACGATGCAGCCACCATCGCGCTTTGTGCCGAATTTGACCGGCAATTGGAAGGCATTGTTTCTGAGATGAATGTGCTGCTGGAGGAGCAGGCGACACGTGCAGAAGATAAGCTTGCGTTGATAGTGTTTTTGCGTGAGACCGCCGAGGCGCAGTTGACACACTTTCTTAGTCGTGTAAAGAGCCTGCACCTCCTGCCGACTCAGCGTGGTGAACTCATATTCGTGGCACGTTGCTGTGTGGCACTGGTTGAGTTGTGCCCCAACTTGAAGGTTTGTTTCTGCCAGCGCAGCGGTTGGCGCCAGTGGGTAGGGAATGTGGCCGCAAATAGTGTAGAGCACTGGAATCGAGTATGCCTGTTGCTTGAGGAAGAAACGTTCAAATTTTGGCAACAAATTGTAGTGGGAGTACTGGAAGAAAACAACTGCGAAAATGTGTTTCCTAGTGTTATTACAAACGACAACGTTTTGGAAGAATTTGCG aATTGGGAAACTGTTAAGCTTGAACAAAAAGACGAGCAAGATGCCACCATACACTCCACTTTTCGCATTCCCAACCAACCGCGCATATCACTGCAGTCGTATCTTTTTGCATTGGTGCGCGCGCTAAACTCAATCGTGCCACAAACTCTGCCCACAAAAGTGCTGCACTACTACAACCAGCAACTGTTGGCACAAATCCTACAGCACTACGAAAAAATCACGCACGACAAGTCGGCGATCAGCCAAAATATCGCTCTGCAACTGTATTTCGATTTAAAATTTCTGCAAAGCTTATTTGGCATTACGCGTGACGACCGTGCATTGAACGAGCAATTCAGCAGTTTACAAAACACTTGCAAGGACTTCATTGATCCCTTCGATTTCGAGCTATTCACCGAGCATATCTCGGCAAACATCAAAAAGGCTGTGTCGCGATTCAATTGCCAGTTTGGTGTGTTGGCACCTTGGCTGCCGGCGCACATGGCTCCTGTTGGCTCTGCGTTGCTAGGACACGACAAGGATCCGAATGTGTTGAGTTTAAGTTCGAGCGGATCAACGTCGCTGTGGTTCCCATTGTTGCCAATTGTAACGCCAGTTCCCGCTGCTGGTGCAGAGCAGAAAAACACTATTGCTCCCGATAATGAAAAG aatgttttctttgatttgtaG
- the LOC128864382 gene encoding RNA-binding protein cabeza — protein MGKNKGGGGGGGGGGGGSGGGGGGSGGGGTGGNKKGGGGGGADKSGNKNKGGGAGGDKGGGKKPQEQKAAASGGGGGGKKGGKK, from the exons ATGGGCAAAAATAAAGGTGGCGGTGGGGGAGGGGGAGGCGGAGGCGGAGgaagtggtggtggtggtggtggtagtgGCGGTGGTGGTACCGGCGGAAAT aaaaaaggtggtggtggcggtggaGCTGACAAAagtggaaacaaaaataaaggtgGTGGTGCTGGAGGTGATAAGGGCGGTGGGAAAAAGCCGCAAGAGCAGAAAGCAGCAGCAAGTGGCGGTGGAGGAGGTGGCAAAAAAGGTGGCAAGAAGTAG